The DNA window TCACGATCTTCCGAGGGCCCGACTTCGCCCACAGCAACTACTGCTTCCCCTCTGGCCACGCTGCCGCTGCGTTCGCCCTGGCCGGCGTGCTGAGCGCCTGGTACCCGCGCTGGCGTTGGGCGTTCATTGCGGTCGCGATCTGCGTCTGCCTGGCCCGCCTGCAACTGCAGCGCCACTTCCCGAGCGACCTGCTCTTCGGCGCGTGGGTGGGCTGGGTTCTGGCTGGAGGCATCCTGACCTGCCAGCGACGATGGACGCACCGGCAACGCAGAGCGCGCACAGGCCCCGGCGACGAGCGCGCAGCGACCCAGGCCTAGCGGTTCTCGTCGTTGAGCTTCAGATTGGCGAACGCCCGGCCGAGCGCCGTCTGCGGGATGGGCTCGGGCTTCGGCTGGCGCGGCTTCTCCTGGCGCTTCTGCTGCGGCTTGCCCTGCGGGTGCCTGCGGTCGCCCTCGGCCCGGGGCTGACGCCGGGCCTGTCCGGGGTGGCTCCGCAGCGACAGCGCAATGCGTTGGCGCGCCAGATCCACCTCGAGCACCGTTACCTGCACCTGCTGGGCGACCTTCACGGCCGTGGCGGGGTCGGACACGAAGTGATCCGCCAACTCGCTCACGTGCACCAGCCCGTCCTGGTGGACGCCGACATCCACAAACGCCCCGAACTTCGTGATGTTGGTGACGATCCCCGGCAGCTTCATGCCCGGCTGCAGGTCTTCCAGCTTCTCGACGCCCTCGGCGAAAGCGAACGCCTCGAACTGCTCGCGCGGGTCGCGGCCGGGCTTGGCCAGCTCCGCCATGATGTCGGTCAGCGTCGGCAGCCCCACGGTGTCCGTCACGTACCGCTCCAGCTTGATCTTCCGTCGCAGGCCCTCGTCCCGCATGAGGTCCTCGATCCCCACCCCGAGGTCACCGGCCATCTGCGCCACGACCGAGTAGCTCTCGGGATGGACCGCGCTGGCGTCGAGCGGGTGCGCGCCGCCGCGCACGCGCAGGAAGCCCGCCGCCTGCTCAAACGCCTTCGGCCCCAGCCGCGGGACCTTCGTGAGGTCCTGGCGCGAGGCGAACGGGCCGGCCTCATCGCGGAACTTCACCACGTTCTCCGCCAGCTTCGGCCCCAGGCCGGAGACGTACGCCAGCAGCTCCCGACTCGCCGTGTTCAGTTCCACCCCGACCGCGTTCACGCAGCTTAGCACCACGTCATCCAGCCCACGCTTCAGGTCGCCCTGGTCCACGTCATGCTGGTACTGGCCCACGCCGATGGACTTGGGGTCAATCTTCACGAGTTCAGCCAGGGGGTCTTGCAGGCGGCGGCCGATGGATACCGCGCCCCGGACCGTGACGTCGTGGTCCGGGAACTCCGCTCGCGCCACTTCGGACGCCGAGTAGACCGAGGCGCCGCTCTCGTTGACCACCACGATCTGCACGCCGGGCAGCGCCAGCCCCCGGGCGAAGGACTCAGTCTCGCGGCTGGCAGTGCCGTTGCCGATGGCGATGGCTTCGATGTGGAACTTCTGCACCAGCTCGCGCACGCGGTCAGCCGCCTGTGTGGCCATCCGCTCTGACTGAGTCGGGTAGATCGTCTCGTTGTGCAGGAGCTTGCCGGAGGCATCGAGACAGACGAGCTTGGCGCCCGTGCGGAACCCGGGGTCGAGGCCCAGCACACTGTGCTGCCCCAGCGGCGCCGCCAGCAGCAGTTGGCGCAGGTTAGCCGTGAAGACGCGAATGGACTCCTCGTCCGCCCGGTGCTTCAGCTCCTGGCGCAGCTCGGTCTCCATGGAGTGCGACAGCAGGCGCCGGTAGCCGTCCGCGGCGGCCTCGGCGACCTGCGCGGCGGCGGCGTTGTCGGCCTGCACGAAGAGCCCGTGCAGCAGGGCCTGGGCCTCTTCCTCTGGCGGCCGGAGCTTCAGCAGCAGGAAGCCCTCGCGCTCGCCCCTGAACATGGCCAGGAGACGATGGGACGGCGCCTCCGTCACGGGCTCCGACCAGTCGAAGTAGTCGCGGTACTTGGCGGCGTCCTCCTCGCGGGTGAGCACCACCTCGGACTTGATGCTCGCCCGCCGCGCAAACAGCGAGCGCATCTGCTCGCGGGCGCGGGCGTCCTCGTTGACCCACTCGGCAATGATGTCGCGCGCCCCGGCGAGGGCCTCCTCGACGGAGTTCACGTCCTTCTCAGCGTCCACGAAGCCTTCGGCCGCGGCCTGGGGGTCGGTGTCGGCAGCCTGGGCGAAGAGGAGCTCGGCCAGGGGCTCCAGACCCTTCTCGCGGGCAATGGTCCCGCGCGTGCGCCGCTTGGGGCGGTACGGCAGGTAGATGTCCTCCAGCCGGGCCATCGTCTCGGCGCCGGCGATCTGCGCCTGTAGCTCGTCGGTCAGCAGGTTGCGTTCGGTCAGCGACTGCAGGATCGCGCCCCGGCGGGCGTCGAGTTCGGCCAACTGGCCCAGGCGGTCGCGGATGGCGGTGATCGCCACCTCGTCGAGGCCGCCGGTGGCTTCCTTGCGGTAGCGGGAGATGAACGGGACGGTACCGCCGTCGGCGAGCAGCTCGGCGGTGGCGGAGACCTGTTGCGGCTGAAGCGTCAGTTCGCGGCTGATCTGAGAAACGTGGACTTCATTCATAGCGACGATGGACCTCGGGAGAGACGGGGGTGACGCGCGGGGCGCGGAGTACCCATTGTACACGGCGCGGCCGGATTGGGGAATGGGGTGCCGACCAATGGCTGCGGCGTCGGGGAGGGAGTGCCGTTGGAGCGCGGCTCTCCAGAGCCGCAGCCGTTGCGGTGACCCAGTGCGGCTCTGGAGAGCCGCGCTCCAACGGCGACCCTGGCAGGGACGGCGCCCATCGTCGGCGAAAAGGCCTCCACCACCCCGCGGAGCCCTGCACATGAACTCGCCCGAACGCGTCTTCACCACCCTGGAGGGCAGGCAGGCCGACCGTGTGCCTCTCATGGAGCTGACGATTGACCCGGCCATCGTCCAGCAGATCCTGCCCGGCGGCGACCTCTTCGACCTCATCGAGCACCTCGACCTCGACGTCGTGCCCATCGGCATCATGCTCGACCGGCGGCCGGTCGAGTGGGTGGACCGCGGCCAGCGCATCTTCCGCGACAAGTGGGGCGCGCTGCAGCGCCTGACCACCGAAGTCATGCCCATCCCCTGGGAGCCCGCCCGCATCGAGACCGAGGCCGACCTGGACAGCTACGCCGGCCCCGACGGCAATGACGGGTACTTCCTGGAGATGACCCGCAAGTGTGTCGCGCGCTTCAAGGACAAGAAGGCCATCTGCTTTGTCGGTGAGGAGGTCTTCGCGGTCCAGCAGTACCTCCGCGGCGGCATGGAGAACCTGATGGTGGACTACGCCACGCGCCCGGCGTTCGTCAAGCGCCTGGCGAAGGTGGGCGTCGAGTACTACGTGGAGCTGTACCGGCGGGTCATCGCCGAGGGTGTGGACATCATCCTACTGGGCGACGACTACGCCTGGAAGATGGGCCCCTTCATGTCCCCGCGCCACTTCGAGGAGATCATCCTCCCCGGCTTCAGGACGGTCGTGCAGGAGATTCGCCGGGCAGGGGCCTACTGCATCAAGCACACGGACGGCGACATCTGGAAGATCATGGACATGATGGCCGGGACGGGCCTGCACGCTTTCGGCCCCCTGGAGCCGCTCCCGAGCATGGACCTGGCGGCAGTCAAGGCGCACTTCGGCGGCAAGATCGCGGTCGTCGGCAACATTGACGTGGACCTCCTCTGCCGCGGCACGACGCACGAGGTCATCGCCGCGACGAAGCACTTGCTCAACACCGCGAGTGTCGGCGGCGGGCACATCATGTCGAGCGGCAACAGCATCATCTCGGCGGTGAAGCCGGAGAACTACCTGGCGCTGGTGGAGACGACGAAGAAGTTCGGGGCCTATAGTTGAGAGTGTCGAGCTGAAGGGGGTCTGGCGATGGAAGTGACGCTGACGTGGGATGAGGAGAAGCTGGGGAAGCTGGTGGAAGAGACGCGGGCGGCGCGGCGGCGGGTACGGAACGTGGGGTGGGCGATGATGGTGGTGGGGCTTCTGTTGGCGGTCCCGATAGGACGCGCCCTGGACAGCCAGCCCCCGGCCAACACGACGCCTACCGCGCCGGCACCCGTCGCTGCTCCGAGCGTTGCCCGGCCCTATGCCGCGCCGCTGCCGCCGCCGCATCCCCAGCACGCCAACAGGAGCGGCGCGATCTTCATGCCGTTGTTCTGGCTGGGTGTGGGTCTGCTGTGCTGGCCCGCGCTGCGGCCGGTGGCGTGGGTGGTGCTGCTGCTTGGGAGCTTGCTCGGCCTGCTCGGTCTGGCCATGCTGGTAATCGTGATTCTGAAGCTGGACCCATCAGTCACGCCGGAGGGGATACCACTCTGCACACTGCTCGTGCTGCTGGGGGCGGTGCAGCTCTACTGCTCCCTCATCCTGCATCGCGGCAGCAGCATCTTCGCGTGCGACTACGTTCGCGGCGAGGTGTCCGATTGGAGCGTGGTGTTGGGGCTGCTGTCAGCGGAGGGCCCAGGCTACCAGCGCCTGCGCGAGCAGGTGGGACTGAGCTAGGCCGCGCCGCCCCTGTCGCCTGTCACCTGCAACTCGCCACAAGGAACCAACCATGCCCAGACTCGCCGTTGCGCAGACTGCCCTCACCCCCGGCGACCCGCCGGCCAACCTCGACCAGGCCCTCGCCCTGATCCACCGGGCCGCCGGGGCCGGGGCGGAACTGGTCTGCCTGCCCGAGTGCCTCAACACCGGCCTACCCGGCGACCGCCTGCCTGAGCTAGCCGAGACCGTCCCCGGCCCCTTCACCGAGGCCTTGGCCGGGGCCGCGCAGCAGGGCGGGCTCTGGGTCGTCTCCGGCATGGCAGAGCGCAGGGGCGACCGGCTCCACAACGCCGCCGTCATCATCGGCCCGGACGGGACGCTCCGCGCCGTCTACCGCAAGTGCTACCTGTACCTGGGCGAGGCCGAGGCCTTCACGCCCGGCACGCAGGCTTGCGTCATGGACATGGGCTTCGCGACCGCCGGCGTGGCGGTCTGCTATGACTACGTCTTCCCCGAGTACATCCGCAGGCTCCGGCTGGCGGGGGCGCAGTTACTGCTCCACCCGACCGCCTGGGTGGACACCGAGGCCTGTCGCCGCTGGCGTTATCCCGCTACTGAGGCCTACCGGGCGCAGTGCCGGGTGCGCGCTCTGGAGAACGGGCTGTACGTGGCCTCAGCGAACCACTGGGGGCCGTATGACGCCAGCGGCGCCTTGCAGTGCGTGGGACATTCGAGTATCATCGCTCCCTGGGGGGAGGTCCTGGCGGAGGTCGCCGAGGGCGCGGGAGTGGCTGTAGCGGACGTGGACTTCGCCCGGGCAGCGGAGTGGGCCGCGACGGCGGCGCCCTATGTGCGTGACTTCCAGCAGGTGCCGTGTCCGGGGCTTGAAGGAGACGAGCCGTGATGCAGTACACCGTCGTCATCTACCGCGAACCGGATGGGTCGTACTCGGTGATGGTCCCGGCGCTGAAGGGCTGTCACACATGCGGCGAGACGCTGCCCGAGGCTATTCAGATGGCAGAAGAGGCCATCAGCGGCTACACGGAGTGCCTACGGGCGCGGGGCTTGCCGGTTCCCCGGAACACCGCCAGTGTCCGCGTTGATACGCGTCTGTCCCCGGAAGCGATGGTATACCTGCTGGACGTAGGGGAGCCTGTCCCGGTTGCCTAAGCTGCCAGCCGTGAGTGGGGACGACGTGGTGCGGGGGCTCGGCAAGGCCGGCTTCGCGCTCGATCGCTGGCGAGGCAGCCATGCCATCATGCACCACCCGGGCAAGAGTCTCACCGTCGTGGTGCCGTGCCACAAGAAGGACCTGCAGCCAGGAATACTGCACCAGATCATCAAGGGTGCCGGTCTGACCGCAGAGCAGTTCAGGCGTCTGCTCAGTTGACCGGCCGACCCGACGGCTTGCGGCTCTCGCGAGCCGCGCTCCCATCACACTGCGAGGCCAGCCACCCATGCGCACGCTTCCCATGACCCAGATCGGCGCCTACTCCGTGTCGCGCCTGCTGTGCGGCACGAACTCGTTCTTCGGGCACTCCCACTTCTCCGCCGCGCGCAGCACCTGGCTGCGCAAGTACTTCACTCTTGACCGCATCGTCGAGGTGATGTGCGCGGCCGCCGAAGAGGGCGTCAACGGCACCATCAGCGCCGACGTGCCCGAGATGGCGGAGGCCATCGCGCGCGTCAAGCAGCTCACCGGCGTCGAGTACGTCTGGATGGCCACGCCCGGCGGGGCGAACCTGGAGGAGCTGAAGGCCGGCATCCAGCGCTGCGCCGACATGAAGGCCCAGTTCTGCTTCCCCCACGTCAGCTACACCGACAACCATCTGAACGTCGCCCGCAGGGAGATAGACGGCGCCGAGGAGATCATCGCCATGACCCGCGAGCTGGGCATGGGCACCGGCTGGTCCACCCACCGGCCCGAGACCATCGTCACCAGCGACGCCGCGGGCTACGATGCCGACACGTACGTGCAGCCCTTCAACTCCATCGGCTTCCTGTGCAGCGTCGAGACCGACTGGGTCGCCAGCGTCATCCGCAATGCGCACAAGCCGGTGGTCTGCATCAAGCCCCTGGGCGCCGGCCGCATCATGCCCCCGACAGGCCTCCCCTTCGTCTACGGCAACTGCAAGCCCAATGACACCGTCGCCATCGGCGTGCTGTCCGTAGAGGAACTCCAGGAGGACATCAAGATCGTCCGCAACGTCCTCGAACACGCGGACGAGCAGATCGCCTTGCAGGAGACGCGCAGCAAGGCAGGGCTGAGGGTCAAGTAGTCGGCAGTTCGGAGTTGGTGGTTCGGAGTTAGGAGTTCGGAGTTGGTAGCGCAGCGCCTGCCCGGAGGCGCTGCCGCGTGTCACCGCGTAACACCCAGAACACATCTACAGAGTAGTCTGCCCCCTGCTGACGCTTCGTCGCCGGCGTGCTGCCGGCGCGTGGCGCAGCTTGCCTACGTCTGGAGGACGTCGCCTATGAAGCGCCGTGGTTTTACGCTCATCGAGTTGCTGGTCGTCATCGCGATCATCGCGATCCTGGCCGCCATCCTGTTCCCCGTCTTCGCCAAAGCCCGGGAGAAAGCCCGGCAGGCATCGTGTCTGAGCAACTGCCGTCAGTTGGGCACCGCGCTGATGCAGTATCTGCAGGACTATGACGAGACCTTGCCGTTCGCCTCCTTCGAGTCGCCCGACCCTGTTCGCTACGGCATGCAGAAGCTCAGCCCATACATCAAGAACGAGCAGATCTGGGCCTGCCCGTCCGCTCCGAGCGTCGTGTCGTACTACTTCGCCGATGGCTCCCTGCCCGGCCGGACCATCCCCCACGGCTGGGGCTTTGACCAGATCCACTACCCCTACCGTATCATCTACGACACCCCGATGACCATCGGCGACATCAAGCAGCCGGCCAACTCGGGCGTGCTGTTCGAGAAGACCAACGCCATCACCACCATGCCCTACGTCTACTGCGCCGTCTGCTATTCCACGGCGGCCGCCTACACCTCACAGGTGGCCGACCGGCACAACAACGGCTTGAACGTCGGCTTCTACGACGGGCACGCCAAGTGGCTGTCCAAGACGACGGTCCTCAGCGGCGCCGATGCTCGGCGTCTGTGGCTGCACGACAACAGCTAGGCGTCGTTTGCCCTCGCCACGAACACAGGGGCCTCCCATATTGGGAGGCCCCTGCCATACTGGCCTTCGGACGTCGCCTCAGTCGGTGTGGAACACTGCCTCCATCTCCGCCCACCACTCGCCCTCCGCCCGGGTCGGCAGCGGCTCCTGGCACGGCCTGCATGCCGCCCACCACCGCTGTGTCTCGGGGTCGGCGGCCATCCTCGCCATGTCGGCCTCGTAGTCGTCGCCGACGTACTCGAATGTGCTGAACAGCAGCCCGTCGTGGTAGTAGATGGTGTAGTTGCGGATGTTGCACTCGCCGATCATCCGCAGTACCCCCGGCCACACGGCGGCGTGTAGCCGCCTGTACTCCTCCAGCTTCTCAGGCCTCACGCGGATGACGGAACCGTGGCGGGTCATGGCGCCTCCCTGCGGGGGCATTGTAGGGCGGGGGCTTGTACCCCGCCCCGCGCGGCACAGAGCGAACGGTTGGGCGGGGTACAAGCCCCCGCCCTACAGCACCTCTCAGGCCCCGACCTTCCTCAACGTCTCAATCGCCAACTGGTAGCTCTCGGGCGCGACGGAGCTGCTTACCGAATGGTCGGACTGGAAGACCCACCCGCCGCCCCGGCCGGCCTGGGCCTTGTATGTCACCTCACGCCGTATCTCGTCCGGGTCGCCGCGTTCCAGCACGCGCACGTCAATGTTCCCGACCCACGCCAGGCGCTCGCCGAAGTCGCGCTTCAGCTCGACAACGTCCAGCCCGGCCTTTGCCTCCAACGGATTGTAGGCGTCCAGGCCCAGCTCGATGAGGTCCTCGAAGATCGCCGTGGCGCACCCGCAGCCGTGATAGACGGTCATCAGGTTGTGCTCGCGGCACACCTCGATGAGCGCCTTCACGTGGGGCTTGAACATGTCGCGCCACAGTGCGGGTGAGAAGAGCATTCCCCTCACGTAGGCCACGTCGCCATAGATGTACATCCCTGCCAGGCGCCCCGCCCCGGCTGCGATCTGCGCCCGCAGGGCCCCGACCATCCACGCGCCGATGCGGTCCACGAAGGCCCCGAGCTGCTCTGGGTACAGGCCCATCCACAGCAGCGCGTTCTCGCTGCCGATGATCCGCCACAGGTACTCATACGGCTCGCATACGCCGCCGAAGAGCGCAAAGTCGCCCTCGTAGGGCTTCACGCGGTCGTCCCACGAGGGGATGTTCCGTGACAGCGCGTCCCCGACGCAGTTGAGCTGGTCATCGCCGCCGCTGAAGAAGCGACGGGGATCATCCGGGGCGTCGAAGGCGAAGTCGGCCATCTCTTCAGGGCGGCTGACCGAGAAGCTCTCGAAGTGCGGCATGGGCTTGTCGCCGGAGCGGCGGATAGTGGCCCCGAAGCCCGTGCGCACCACGATGTCCTCACCCACCTCGCAGAGCACTTCGAACTCCTGGACACGCGGGTCGAGGTTGGGCATGATGGTCACGTAGTCCAGGTCGAAGGCGCGGTAGGGGTCGAAGTCCTCGCCCCACTGGGCCCGGCAGCGCTTCAGGAAGCCGGTCCAGAAGGCCTCCCCGGCGGGGATGCGGTCAGGCTGCCGGTGTGCAAGGGCATCGCGAAGGCGCTGGGTCTTGGCGGCGGCCTGGTTCATGTACTTGCTCCCCGTCAGTGCAGGCGTATGTCGTCTCCTGGCGCAAAGGCATGGGGCACCCATGCCCCACGCCCGTCGCAGTACGTGGTGTTGTAGCCCCCCTGGTGCGGTCCTCTTGGCGATCCCGTGAGGAAGCCGTTCTCGAACTCCATGACGGTCTTGTCCGGGTCTTCCAGCTTCTCGGCCACGACCCCATAGACTTGCAGGTTGAAGTCATAGCTGTAGATGCTGCCGGTTGAGGGGCAGACGAAGACCTGGCCATTCCGATAGCGTATCTGGCGGTGCCAGTCGTCAGGCGGAAAGCACTTCGCGAGGTCCGGCGGACCGGTGCTCACAAGCCCCGCCGCGAGGTCCGGGTGGAACGCGACCGCCGGCCTTGGTGGCAACCGCTCGTCCGAGTCCGTAGCGTACTGCAACGTGCAGAAGGCGAGGCTCTTCATGTTGGAGAGACAGCTTGTCTGCCGGTTCTTCTCGCGGGATGGCGCCAGCAGCGGACCGACCAGTGCCAGAGTCGCGAGTGCCAGAAGCAGGCATCCGCCGCAGGCGAATGGCCAGGGCAGGTGTGAACCAGACCCAGCTCGGCCTGCTCGCGCCGGATCGGTGTCAGATGACATCCGCCCTCAACCCCATCACCTGCGCGCACTTGCCGACTCGGCTCATCTGGTCACCCGGTGAGAGCGCCACGTGGTGCGAGCCGCCCAGCTCCAGGTAGCGGCTCAGGAACGGCTTGAGGCCCGCCGCCGGCGCGAAGCGGAAGTGCGGTGTGGCCTGGCCGGGGACAAGGAAGTCCCGTGCCTCGCCGAGCGTGGCGATCAGGTGGCACGCCCCGCCCGCGCCTACAGTCAGATTGACCAACGTCATCGGCCCGGGTTCCATCGTGAAGGCCAACGAGGCCGAGACGCCGCCGCTGCCTACCCACCCGTCGCGGCGGACCATCTGAATCTGCTGGCCCTGCTTGGCCATGCGCGGGTTGCCCTCGGCGAAGTGCGACATGAAGACCGTGCCGCCGCCGAAGTCCATCGTGAACATCTCGCTGAAGGTCGCCAGCCCGGTGAGGTGGTGCATCATCAGCACCGCGGCGGAGGACGTGACATCGCCCTCACCGCCGAAACCGAGGCCCTCGGCCATCAGGCGCGCCGCGGCGGCGAAGGGCAGGGCCTTGAAGCGCGGATCGTGCCCGAGGGCCTCGTAGTGGATGGAGATGCCGTCCAGGCCCAGGCGCCGCACCGCTTCCCGCACGGCCACCTCGGCGCGCGCCGACGCCGTCAGCTCGGCTTCGGCCAGGTCGGCCGCGAGGTCGTATTGGGCGCGGTAGTCGGCCACGGTCGCCTGCACGGCCGCTTCGTCGGCGTTGTCCTGCAACTCGGCCAGCAGCCCCAGCGACACCTGTTGCACGTGCGGCCCGACCTCGGCCAGGAAGCGCGTCTCATCGAGGCCGAAGTCGCCCATGTCCTGGAAGGGGCTGCCGATACGCCCGATGTCCGCCCCGCGCAGGCGTCGCGCGGTCGCGGCGGCGATGGCCCAGTCCTCCAGTTCGGCCAGAGCTGCCGCATCCTCCCACAAACCCGTCACCACCCCGAAGGGCTTGCCCATGCGCACGAGCGTGTTCGCCAGGTCCTGCTGGCCGTGCATCCCATGGTTGAGCAGCATGTCGTCGGGGGCGAAGCCCTCGGTGATAGCGGGCAACTGCTGGGTGTTGAAGAGCACGAGCGGCACGTCGGCCCGCAGCAGCCCCGGCAGAGAGATGAGGCTGGGCGAGTACGAGAGGTGAACGATGACGATGAGGTCCACGTCGGCAGCGCGGAAGTCAGCCAGGCGCTGCTCGACTTCCTCACGCGTGACGGCAATGCCCCCGTACGTCACGTCAGCGAAGCTGCCGAGCTTGCCGGCCACCTTGGCGGCGAAGGGCTCCTCGCGTGGCTTCAGATCAGGCACGGCGCGGTCATACAGCTCCAGCATGAGGCCCAGGAGGCCGAGGCGCGGCTTGTCTGGCATGTCAATCATCTCCGGAGGAGGGCTGGCGCAGTGTTCGCCATCGCGCGCCGTCTTCCCTTGCGAGCCGCCGGAGGTCGCACCGGGGCCCCCAGCGAAGGGGCGTCCCGCCGCCTGTTGGCGGCAGAAAGGTCGTGAGCTTCACCATGCGGTTCGGGTTGATCGGCCTGGGGGCGGCGGGACGGAGCCATCTGGCGGTCCTGGCGAGGATGCCGGAGATCGAGGTCGTCGGCATCGCCGACTTGCAGGAGCAGTATGTGCGGGAGATGCAGGAGCAGTACGGCATCGCCCGCGGCGTCACGGACCCGGCGGAGCTGATCGAGGACCCGGACATCGAGGTCATCGCCATCGCGGCCGGCGACCGGGCACACTACCCCCTGGTGATGGCCTGCGCTGCGGCCGGCAAGCACGTCGTCTGCGAAAAGCCCATCGCCACCGACCTCGGCCATGCCCGCGAGATGGTGGCGGCCATGGAGGCAGCGGGCAAGCTCTTGTGCATCAGCTTCAACAACCGCACCGATAGCGTCACCCGCCGCGTGCGCGAGGTAGCGCAGTCGGGCGTGGTCGGCAACATCCGCATGGTGCGCCTCATCGGGCTCATGGCGGCGCCCGACAACCGCCTGTTGCGGGATCGCATGGGCGAGCAGGCCGCCTATCAGCGCCTGCTGAACATCTGCGAAGACGGCAAGAACGCGATGTTCGACTGCGGCGTCCACAGCTTCGACTTCGCGCGGTTTCTCACGGGCAGCGACTTTGCCCGCATCGAGGCGATGGGCTACAACCTGCGCGGCCTGACCTACCCCGACCACGGCGTCGCCCTGTGCGTGATGGCCAACGGCATCTTCGTGCTGATCGAGAAGGGCTTCGACTATGCCTTCGAGGCCAGGGACTACAAGGAGTACGTGCGGTACGAGGTGCTGGGCGACGCCGGGAGCCTGGCATGGGACCTGGACACGCAGACGCTGAGGGTGTACGGCCGCGACGAGACCCTACAGGAGCCGCTCGGGCACGGCGGCAAGGGGGATGTGCGGGAGCTGATCTACCGCGACTTCGTCCACAGCGTGCAGCAGGGGGCCCTGCAGCCCTGGCTGGCGTCCGGCATGGACGGCCTGAAGGCCACGGAGGCGGCGCTGACGGCAGTAGAGAGCATGATGGCCAGGGGGGTGGCGACGCGGGACGTGGGCCCCGTGCGGAACTGGTTCGAGCAGATATAGACACATCGGACCGCCCTGCAAGCAACCGGGCCCGGCACCACTGCCGGGCCCGGATCCGGTTCGCGTTGGCACTGCCCGCAGTCTAGCCCGTCTCCGCC is part of the bacterium genome and encodes:
- a CDS encoding Gfo/Idh/MocA family oxidoreductase, whose protein sequence is MSFTMRFGLIGLGAAGRSHLAVLARMPEIEVVGIADLQEQYVREMQEQYGIARGVTDPAELIEDPDIEVIAIAAGDRAHYPLVMACAAAGKHVVCEKPIATDLGHAREMVAAMEAAGKLLCISFNNRTDSVTRRVREVAQSGVVGNIRMVRLIGLMAAPDNRLLRDRMGEQAAYQRLLNICEDGKNAMFDCGVHSFDFARFLTGSDFARIEAMGYNLRGLTYPDHGVALCVMANGIFVLIEKGFDYAFEARDYKEYVRYEVLGDAGSLAWDLDTQTLRVYGRDETLQEPLGHGGKGDVRELIYRDFVHSVQQGALQPWLASGMDGLKATEAALTAVESMMARGVATRDVGPVRNWFEQI